A genomic window from Gossypium hirsutum isolate 1008001.06 chromosome D12, Gossypium_hirsutum_v2.1, whole genome shotgun sequence includes:
- the LOC107946205 gene encoding GDSL esterase/lipase 6: MEKKNLYTTHLLILLVLINLSPSLNVPAIFIFGDSVFDAGNNHFIKNCSVQADFPPYGSTFFHHPTGRFTDGRTVADFISQFIGIGLQQPYLEAQIAVMNGSSKEYPSNGLNFASAGSGVLQGTNKDWGVLPIQEQLRQFKTLIEQKAINRSVVERSLFFLESGSNDIFNYFLPLDTPKLDPDAYVEAMVKEVTNLTDQIYKVGARRIVVFSLGPVGCVPARALLPAAPIKRCYGKMNAMVKKYNKRLESLVNDIPTRHPGAIGVYGAVYDTVQHLRAAPTRYGFSNVSSACCGDGPLGGEVQCGKEGYKICQNPQGFLFWDYFHPTQHTYELISKALWEGKKSRIRPINVKTLTNLTLALA; this comes from the exons ATGGAGAAGAAGAACCTTTACACTACTCATCTGCTTATTCTTCTCGTCCTCATTAATCTGTCACCATCCCTAAACGTTCCAGCAATATTTATCTTCGGAGACTCAGTTTTTGATGCCGGAAACAATCATTTTATCAAAAACTGTAGCGTACAGGCAGATTTCCCACCTTATGGCTCAACATTTTTCCACCATCCCACCGGCAGGTTCACTGATGGCAGAACAGTTGCGGATTTCATCT CACAATTTATCGGCATTGGTTTGCAACAACCATACCTAGAGGCACAGATTGCAGTGATGAATGGTAGTAGCAAAGAGTATCCATCAAACGGACTCAACTTTGCTAGCGCTGGGAGTGGTGTTCTGCAAGGAACCAATAAAGACTGG GGAGTGCTACCAATCCAAGAACAACTACGACAATTCAAAACATTAATAGAACAAAAAGCGATAAATAGAAGTGTAGTCGAGAGGTCTCTTTTCTTTTTGGAGTCGGGATCTAATGACATATTCAATTACTTCCTTCCATTGGATACCCCGAAACTGGATCCAGACGCCTATGTAGAGGCCATGGTCAAAGAAGTAACCAACCTAACTGACCAAATTTACAAAGTGGGTGCTCGCAGAATTGTTGTGTTTTCACTAGGTCCAGTTGGGTGCGTTCCAGCAAGAGCCCTCTTGCCTGCTGCCCCTATCAAGCGCTGCTATGGAAAGATGAATGCAATGGTCAAGAAATACAATAAGAGATTGGAGAGCTTGGTAAATGATATCCCCACAAGGCACCCTGGTGCCATTGGTGTTTATGGAGCAGTTTATGACACTGTACAACACCTCCGGGCAGCTCCAACTCGCTATG GTTTCTCTAACGTGAGTAGCGCCTGCTGTGGAGATGGACCTCTGGGAGGGGAGGTGCAATGCGGTAAGGAAGGATATAAAATTTGTCAAAATCCTCAAGGGTTCTTGTTCTGGGATTACTTccatccaacccaacacacctATGAACTTATCTCCAAAGCTTTATGGGAGGGTAAAAAATCTCGAATTAGGCCTATTAATGTAAAGACTCTAACCAATCTTACCCTCGCACTTGCTTAA